In the genome of Bradyrhizobium arachidis, one region contains:
- a CDS encoding FAD-binding oxidoreductase yields the protein MSDSIESAFLGLSGKIAGRVSLPGSERYVAATGLWAKQTDVSPRAVVHCESAADVQAAIRAAREHGLPLSVRGGGHDWAGRALCNGIVIDLSNMRHVVLGSDHRFVTIAGGARVADVTAVTDPADLAVVAGSVSCVGMAGLTLGGGYGPLIGRFGLALDNMLAAQVVLADGRIVSADDDNDADLFWALRGGGGNFGVVTQMRHRVHELPNVLSGLLVYPFAEARAVLEGCASLTASAPDELTVQAGLVADPSGTVAVMLIPAWSGRPEEGGAKLEPFLKLGTLLAGRIERKSYGALLGVFDPYLVDGLRAVMETCSLPVFDRRCIDTFVDAMEAAVSPGCAIFTHEFRGAASRVPEAATAFGLRRDHVLVEMLATFPDRADAEDEPLHRDWARSTRQAFAAALPGGYPNLLGPNDPDRARHSYGGNAKRLMEVKRRYDPDNVFSSAIPLPRAL from the coding sequence ATGTCGGATTCCATCGAAAGCGCGTTCCTGGGCCTGAGTGGTAAAATCGCCGGGCGCGTCTCGTTGCCTGGAAGCGAACGCTATGTCGCCGCAACCGGTCTCTGGGCAAAGCAAACCGACGTTTCGCCTCGGGCCGTCGTGCACTGCGAATCCGCTGCCGACGTGCAGGCCGCCATTCGTGCTGCGCGCGAGCACGGGCTGCCGCTTTCGGTTCGCGGTGGCGGCCACGACTGGGCGGGCCGAGCTCTCTGCAACGGTATCGTCATTGACTTGAGCAACATGCGACACGTGGTGCTCGGCTCCGACCATCGCTTCGTCACGATTGCCGGCGGCGCCCGCGTCGCCGACGTCACGGCGGTGACGGACCCAGCCGACCTTGCTGTCGTGGCGGGCTCCGTCTCCTGCGTCGGCATGGCCGGGCTCACGCTCGGCGGCGGCTACGGCCCCTTGATCGGACGTTTCGGGCTCGCGCTCGACAATATGCTCGCCGCACAGGTGGTGCTGGCGGACGGACGAATCGTGTCTGCGGATGACGACAACGATGCCGACCTGTTCTGGGCGCTGCGGGGCGGCGGCGGCAATTTCGGCGTGGTCACGCAGATGCGTCACCGCGTGCATGAGTTGCCGAACGTCCTTTCCGGTCTGCTGGTCTATCCCTTTGCCGAGGCGCGCGCCGTACTCGAAGGATGCGCTTCGTTGACGGCATCGGCACCGGATGAGTTGACGGTGCAGGCGGGGCTCGTCGCCGATCCCTCGGGCACGGTTGCGGTCATGTTGATTCCAGCCTGGAGCGGCCGACCGGAAGAAGGCGGGGCCAAGCTTGAACCCTTTCTCAAGCTAGGGACCTTGCTCGCCGGCCGGATCGAAAGAAAATCCTACGGCGCGCTGCTCGGCGTGTTCGATCCCTACCTCGTCGATGGATTGCGGGCTGTCATGGAGACGTGCTCGTTGCCCGTGTTCGACCGCAGATGCATCGACACGTTCGTCGATGCGATGGAAGCGGCGGTATCGCCGGGCTGCGCCATCTTCACCCACGAGTTCAGGGGCGCGGCATCCCGTGTCCCGGAGGCCGCGACGGCCTTCGGTCTCCGCCGTGATCATGTGCTGGTCGAGATGCTCGCGACCTTCCCCGACCGGGCCGACGCCGAGGACGAGCCACTGCATCGAGATTGGGCGCGCTCCACCCGCCAGGCCTTCGCGGCGGCGCTGCCTGGCGGATATCCAAACTTGCTCGGCCCCAACGATCCCGATCGCGCCCGGCATAGTTATGGCGGCAATGCGAAACGATTGATGGAAGTAAAGCGCCGCTACGATCCGGACAATGTTTTCTCGTCCGCCATTCCGTTGCCGCGTGCCCTGTAG
- a CDS encoding cytochrome P450 — MSTAPRIDIDPAAFWADPYPMLAKMRKEAPIAFVPQLGSTLLTSRDDISISEKQIDVFSSHQPAGLMNRLMGHNMMRKDGEAHQVERRAMFPTISPRTVKAHWTALFQAHADRIMDGVVPGRIDFMRDFALPFSGECLKSITGLTNIRFEDMDAWSQGMIEGIANYAGDPAVEARCHAATSGIDAAIDDILPVMRRHPDQSILGVLLASGMAMESVRANVKLAISGGQNEPRKAIAGTVWALLTHPDQLDLIRRGEVSWLQAFEEYARWISPIGMSPRRIARPWSIRDVSFELDERVFLMFGSANRDETHFERADQFDLRRDTSKSVAFGAGPHFCAGAFASRAMIADVALPTVFARASRLELANDEPVRIGGWAFRGLQNLPVRWSQ; from the coding sequence TTGAGCACCGCGCCGCGCATCGACATCGACCCTGCTGCATTCTGGGCCGATCCCTATCCGATGCTCGCCAAAATGCGCAAGGAGGCGCCGATCGCGTTCGTGCCGCAGCTCGGCTCGACGCTGCTGACGAGCCGCGACGACATCTCGATCTCGGAGAAGCAGATCGATGTGTTCTCCTCGCACCAGCCCGCGGGCCTGATGAACCGCCTGATGGGCCACAACATGATGCGCAAGGACGGCGAGGCGCATCAGGTCGAGCGGCGCGCGATGTTTCCGACGATCTCGCCGAGGACGGTGAAGGCGCACTGGACCGCGCTGTTCCAAGCCCATGCCGACCGCATCATGGATGGCGTCGTGCCCGGGCGGATCGACTTCATGCGCGACTTCGCGCTGCCGTTCTCCGGCGAGTGCCTGAAGTCGATCACCGGCCTCACCAACATCCGCTTTGAGGACATGGATGCGTGGTCGCAAGGCATGATCGAGGGAATCGCCAATTATGCCGGCGATCCCGCGGTCGAGGCACGCTGCCACGCGGCGACATCAGGCATCGACGCGGCGATCGACGACATCCTGCCGGTGATGCGTAGGCATCCCGACCAGAGCATTTTGGGCGTTCTTCTTGCCTCCGGCATGGCCATGGAGAGCGTGCGCGCAAATGTAAAACTCGCGATCTCGGGTGGCCAGAACGAGCCGCGCAAGGCGATCGCCGGCACCGTATGGGCGCTCTTGACCCATCCCGACCAGCTCGATCTTATCAGGCGCGGTGAAGTGTCCTGGCTCCAGGCCTTCGAGGAATACGCCCGCTGGATCTCGCCGATCGGCATGTCGCCGCGGCGTATCGCGAGGCCCTGGAGCATTCGCGACGTATCCTTCGAGCTGGATGAGCGCGTGTTCCTGATGTTCGGCTCCGCCAATCGCGACGAGACGCATTTTGAGCGCGCCGACCAGTTCGACCTGCGACGCGACACGTCCAAGAGCGTCGCCTTCGGCGCCGGTCCGCATTTCTGCGCCGGCGCCTTCGCCTCGCGCGCGATGATCGCCGACGTCGCCCTGCCGACGGTGTTCGCGCGTGCGAGTCGTCTTGAACTTGCCAACGACGAACCGGTCCGGATCGGCGGCTGGGCCTTCCGGGGCTTGCAGAATTTGCCGGTGAGGTGGTCGCAATAG
- a CDS encoding sulfonate ABC transporter substrate-binding protein, which translates to MQRRDFLKLSVGTAAAAAFASPVIAQGAVKEIRIGYQKNGVLVITRQQAALEKHFSPQGIEVKWVEFSSGPPMMEAMNVGSVDYGAVGDSPPVFAQAAGAAIVYAAGQPITNGQGILVPKDSPIRIITELKGRRVGFTKGSSAHNIVVQTLEKAGLTYADITPVYLTPPDAGPAFANGSIEAWAIWDPYFAIGETKQNGRILINAREVTKTNSFYIANRDFAKNHGAILQQIVDVTTATAKWAEQHRDEVAKSLAAVTGIPLDIQTIAANRSSFVVGPVTDDIVTTQQGVADRFHKLGLIPKPIVIRDIVWRNPAA; encoded by the coding sequence ATGCAGCGTCGTGACTTTCTCAAGCTTTCCGTCGGAACGGCCGCCGCCGCTGCGTTCGCATCGCCCGTAATCGCGCAAGGCGCGGTGAAGGAAATTCGTATCGGCTACCAGAAGAACGGCGTGCTGGTCATCACGCGCCAGCAGGCCGCGCTGGAAAAACATTTTTCCCCGCAAGGCATCGAGGTGAAGTGGGTCGAGTTCTCCTCGGGCCCGCCGATGATGGAGGCGATGAATGTCGGCAGCGTCGATTACGGCGCGGTCGGCGATTCCCCGCCAGTGTTCGCGCAGGCCGCGGGCGCAGCGATTGTCTATGCCGCCGGCCAGCCCATCACCAACGGGCAGGGCATCCTGGTGCCCAAGGACTCGCCGATCCGCATCATCACGGAGTTGAAGGGCAGGCGCGTCGGCTTCACCAAGGGCTCGAGCGCCCACAATATCGTGGTGCAGACGCTGGAGAAGGCGGGCCTCACCTATGCCGACATCACTCCGGTCTACCTGACGCCGCCCGATGCAGGCCCGGCCTTCGCCAATGGCAGCATCGAGGCCTGGGCGATCTGGGATCCGTATTTTGCGATCGGCGAGACCAAGCAGAACGGCCGCATCCTGATCAATGCGCGTGAGGTCACCAAGACCAACTCCTTCTACATCGCCAACCGCGACTTCGCGAAAAACCACGGCGCGATCCTGCAACAGATCGTCGACGTCACCACCGCGACCGCCAAATGGGCCGAGCAGCACCGCGACGAGGTCGCCAAATCGCTCGCCGCCGTGACCGGCATTCCGCTGGATATCCAGACCATCGCGGCCAACCGCTCGTCCTTCGTGGTCGGCCCCGTCACCGACGACATCGTTACGACCCAGCAGGGCGTCGCCGACCGCTTCCACAAGCTCGGCCTGATCCCGAAGCCGATCGTGATCCGCGACATCGTCTGGCGCAACCCGGCAGCCTGA
- the ssuD gene encoding FMNH2-dependent alkanesulfonate monooxygenase has translation MSQSNANILWFLPTHGDGRYLGTGIGGREVNFNYLRQIAQAADQLGYYGVLLPTGRSCEDSWIVASSVAPFTERLRYLVAVRPGLQSPSVAARMTATLDRVTGGRLLVNVVTGGDPVENKGDGIFLAHDERYEVTREFLNVYSDLLAGKTVNVEGKHIRIEDGKLLFPPEQSPRPPLYFGGSSDAGIDVAVDTVDKYLTWGEPPALVADKIAKVREVASARGRKLSFGIRLHVIVRETNDEAWRAADELIKHVSDDTIAKAQKNFARMDSVGQQRMAQLHGGQRDKLEIAPNLWAGVGLVRGGAGTALVGDAKAVAARIKEYQDLGIDTFIMSGYPHLEEAYRFAELVFPLLSLEQPTNVAKLHFNGGPFGETVGSDFRPQHRVSQS, from the coding sequence ATGAGCCAATCCAACGCCAACATCCTCTGGTTCCTGCCGACCCACGGCGACGGCCGCTATCTCGGCACCGGCATCGGTGGCCGCGAAGTCAATTTCAACTATCTGCGCCAGATCGCGCAGGCCGCCGATCAGCTCGGCTATTACGGCGTGCTCTTGCCGACGGGGCGCTCCTGCGAGGATTCCTGGATCGTCGCCTCCAGCGTCGCGCCGTTCACCGAACGGCTGCGCTATCTCGTCGCCGTTCGCCCCGGCCTGCAATCGCCGAGCGTCGCCGCGCGCATGACCGCGACGCTCGACCGCGTCACGGGCGGCCGGCTGCTCGTCAACGTCGTCACGGGCGGCGATCCCGTTGAGAACAAGGGCGACGGCATCTTCCTCGCCCATGACGAGCGCTACGAGGTCACCCGCGAGTTCCTCAACGTCTATAGCGACCTGCTCGCCGGCAAGACCGTCAATGTCGAGGGCAAGCACATCCGCATCGAGGACGGCAAGCTGCTGTTTCCTCCGGAGCAGTCGCCGCGCCCGCCGCTTTATTTCGGCGGCTCGTCGGACGCCGGCATCGACGTCGCGGTCGACACCGTCGACAAATATCTCACCTGGGGCGAGCCGCCGGCGCTCGTCGCCGACAAGATCGCGAAGGTGAGGGAGGTCGCGAGCGCACGCGGCCGAAAGCTCTCTTTCGGCATCCGCCTTCATGTGATTGTTCGCGAGACCAATGACGAGGCCTGGCGAGCTGCCGACGAGCTGATCAAGCATGTCAGCGACGACACCATCGCCAAGGCGCAGAAGAACTTTGCCCGCATGGACTCCGTTGGCCAGCAGCGCATGGCGCAGCTGCATGGCGGCCAGCGCGACAAGCTCGAGATCGCCCCGAATCTGTGGGCCGGCGTTGGCCTCGTGCGCGGCGGCGCCGGCACGGCGCTGGTCGGCGACGCCAAGGCCGTCGCCGCCCGCATCAAGGAGTATCAGGATCTCGGCATCGATACCTTCATCATGTCGGGCTACCCGCACCTCGAGGAAGCCTATCGCTTCGCCGAGCTGGTGTTCCCGCTGCTCTCGCTGGAGCAGCCGACCAACGTCGCCAAGCTGCACTTCAACGGCGGTCCCTTCGGCGAGACCGTCGGCAGCGACTTCCGTCCGCAGCACAGGGTGTCGCAGTCATGA
- the ssuC gene encoding aliphatic sulfonate ABC transporter permease SsuC, with amino-acid sequence MSLIASVSLPRGFRLPRVDGLIQWIVPLAIVAIWQVASVTGFVPTRVLPAPSDVVLAGWKLLLSGELGRNIWVSFWRASIGFLIGGGIGFAFGLANGLSQLSAKLTDTTLQMVRNVPHLALIPLVILWFGIDESAKLFLVALGVFFPIYLNTLHGIRTVDPQLIEMGRIYGMTDGELFRRVIFPGALPSIFVGIRFALGIMWLTLIVAETIAASSGLGYMAMQAREFMLIDVVVLSILIYALLGKLADSASRVLERLTLSWHPAYWKR; translated from the coding sequence ATGAGCCTGATCGCCAGCGTTTCACTTCCGCGCGGCTTCCGCCTGCCGCGCGTCGACGGCCTCATCCAGTGGATCGTGCCACTCGCCATCGTCGCGATCTGGCAGGTCGCGAGCGTCACCGGCTTCGTGCCGACGCGCGTGCTGCCGGCGCCCAGCGACGTCGTGCTCGCCGGCTGGAAGCTGCTGCTTTCCGGCGAGCTCGGCCGCAACATCTGGGTGTCGTTCTGGCGCGCCTCGATCGGCTTTCTGATCGGCGGCGGCATCGGCTTCGCCTTCGGCCTTGCCAACGGCCTGTCGCAGCTCTCGGCCAAGCTCACCGACACCACGCTGCAGATGGTGCGCAACGTGCCGCATCTGGCGCTGATTCCGCTCGTCATCCTCTGGTTCGGCATCGACGAGAGCGCAAAACTGTTCCTGGTGGCGCTGGGCGTGTTCTTCCCGATCTACCTCAACACGCTGCACGGCATCCGCACCGTCGATCCGCAGCTGATCGAGATGGGCCGCATCTACGGCATGACCGACGGCGAATTGTTCCGCCGCGTCATCTTCCCGGGCGCGCTGCCCTCGATCTTCGTCGGCATCCGCTTCGCGCTCGGCATCATGTGGTTGACCCTCATCGTCGCCGAGACCATCGCGGCCTCCTCGGGCCTTGGCTACATGGCGATGCAGGCGCGCGAGTTCATGCTGATCGACGTCGTCGTGCTCTCGATCCTGATCTACGCCCTGCTCGGCAAGCTCGCCGACAGCGCCTCCCGCGTGCTGGAGCGCCTCACGCTCTCCTGGCACCCCGCCTATTGGAAACGTTGA
- a CDS encoding ATP-binding cassette domain-containing protein: MQTALRTSLPETELASRANFAPHARVVREERQEERRVQSSGLPLSIRGLRKSFGDNEVLRGIDLHIPAGQFVAIVGKSGCGKSTLLRLIAGLEKIDAGSVSFGQDVQAEDIRVMFQEPRLLPWARVLANVEVGLGRDRVSADAHARVEKALGEVGLADKRDQWPSVLSGGQKQRVALARALVSRPRVLAFDEPLGALDALTRISMQRLLERVWRDQGFTAILVTHDVSEAVALADRVLVIEEGRIAHDVTVNAVRPRERGSVELAGLEGSILSHLLSADDRT, translated from the coding sequence ATGCAGACAGCGCTTCGTACCTCCCTTCCCGAAACCGAGCTCGCCAGCCGCGCCAATTTCGCCCCTCACGCCCGCGTGGTGCGCGAGGAGCGGCAAGAAGAACGCCGAGTGCAGAGCAGCGGCCTGCCGCTCAGCATCCGCGGCTTGCGCAAATCCTTCGGCGACAACGAGGTGCTGCGCGGGATCGACCTGCACATCCCTGCCGGTCAGTTCGTCGCCATCGTGGGCAAGAGCGGTTGCGGCAAGAGCACGCTGCTGCGTCTCATCGCCGGCCTCGAAAAGATCGATGCCGGCAGCGTGAGCTTTGGCCAGGATGTTCAGGCGGAAGACATCCGCGTGATGTTCCAGGAGCCGCGGCTGTTGCCCTGGGCGCGCGTGCTCGCCAATGTCGAGGTCGGTCTCGGCCGCGACCGCGTTTCCGCCGATGCGCATGCGCGCGTCGAGAAAGCCCTGGGCGAGGTCGGTCTTGCCGACAAGCGCGATCAGTGGCCCTCGGTGCTGTCGGGCGGCCAGAAGCAGCGCGTCGCGCTCGCTCGCGCGCTGGTGTCGCGCCCGCGCGTGCTCGCCTTTGACGAGCCGCTCGGCGCGCTGGACGCGCTGACACGGATCTCGATGCAGCGCCTCCTGGAGCGCGTCTGGCGCGACCAGGGCTTTACCGCGATCCTGGTGACCCACGACGTCTCTGAGGCCGTCGCGCTCGCCGACCGAGTGCTGGTGATCGAGGAGGGTCGCATCGCCCATGACGTCACGGTTAACGCCGTCCGGCCGCGCGAACGCGGCTCGGTCGAGCTCGCGGGCCTCGAAGGCTCGATCCTGAGCCACCTGTTGTCAGCGGACGATCGTACCTAA
- a CDS encoding flavin reductase family protein, protein MNVVPRDLMTEIPVSPADFRGAMRHLTGGVSIITAGRGKDITGMTVTSVTSLSVEPPTLLVSINRDASSFPLIKRHGAFGVSILNADQLDVAERFAGKGGLKGADRFAGSHWVTAVSGVPLLVGALSVFDCEVEEILERHSHGIVIGRVSDVRNSTRNAALAYWHGQYVAVDQDEDAARLADVSVPARSRRGI, encoded by the coding sequence ATGAATGTAGTGCCCCGCGACCTCATGACCGAAATTCCCGTCTCGCCCGCCGATTTCCGCGGCGCCATGCGCCATCTCACCGGCGGCGTCAGCATCATCACCGCCGGGCGGGGCAAGGACATCACCGGCATGACGGTTACATCCGTAACCTCGCTGTCGGTCGAGCCGCCGACGCTGCTGGTCAGCATCAACCGCGATGCGTCCTCGTTCCCGCTGATCAAGCGTCACGGCGCCTTCGGCGTGAGCATCCTCAATGCCGACCAGCTCGACGTCGCCGAGCGCTTTGCCGGCAAGGGCGGGCTGAAGGGCGCCGATCGCTTTGCCGGCAGCCACTGGGTGACAGCGGTCTCCGGCGTTCCGCTGCTGGTCGGCGCCTTGTCGGTGTTCGACTGCGAGGTCGAGGAGATTCTCGAGCGCCATTCGCACGGCATCGTCATCGGCCGCGTCAGCGACGTCAGGAACTCGACCCGCAACGCCGCGCTGGCCTATTGGCATGGCCAGTATGTGGCGGTCGACCAGGACGAGGATGCGGCGAGGCTCGCCGATGTCAGCGTTCCCGCGCGGAGCCGGCGCGGCATTTGA
- a CDS encoding M20 family metallopeptidase: protein MSQAQITDWLASQKQAMIDLLRDVVNIDSGSYDKAGVDAVGARFERHFAEHGIPCRRESDATFGDAIHAEVAKPGSNEKPVLLMGHRDTVFGKGEAGRRPFTIKDGRAYGPGVSDMKSGLVMNVFVATAFHKFGGAPHPIKVLITSDEEIGSPSSRPVIEREGRAARAVFNSEPGRPTGNVVTGRKGGIFMHMAITGKAAHSGANFAAGVSAIGELAQKIIHIHALTDLDKGITLNVGLVSGGQSVNTTAPYAEGQIDLRYVDPADRARIMGAIETIVATSYVPGTSATLTVKGEFVPVVQSADSKALFESYQAAARQAGLTTLQGEFSGGCADSGFTAAVGTPTICGLGPVGGLAHTPEEYLEIDSIVPRAQALALAILRG from the coding sequence ATGTCTCAAGCTCAAATCACGGACTGGCTGGCGTCGCAGAAGCAGGCCATGATCGACCTGCTGCGCGATGTCGTGAACATCGATTCCGGATCCTATGACAAGGCAGGCGTCGATGCGGTCGGCGCGCGGTTCGAGCGGCACTTTGCCGAGCACGGCATTCCCTGCCGGCGTGAGAGCGATGCCACCTTCGGCGATGCCATTCATGCCGAGGTCGCAAAGCCCGGCAGCAACGAGAAGCCGGTGCTGTTGATGGGCCATCGCGACACCGTGTTCGGCAAGGGCGAGGCCGGGCGGCGTCCGTTCACGATCAAGGACGGCCGCGCCTATGGGCCGGGCGTTTCCGACATGAAGTCCGGCCTCGTCATGAACGTGTTCGTGGCCACCGCCTTCCACAAATTCGGCGGCGCGCCGCATCCGATCAAGGTGCTGATCACCTCGGACGAGGAGATCGGCTCGCCCTCCTCCCGCCCGGTGATCGAGCGCGAGGGACGCGCGGCGCGTGCCGTGTTCAATTCCGAGCCGGGGCGGCCGACCGGCAACGTCGTGACGGGGCGCAAGGGCGGCATCTTCATGCACATGGCCATCACCGGCAAGGCCGCGCATTCCGGCGCCAACTTTGCCGCCGGCGTCAGCGCCATCGGCGAGCTCGCGCAGAAGATCATTCACATCCATGCGCTGACCGATCTCGACAAGGGCATCACGCTCAATGTCGGCCTGGTCTCGGGCGGCCAGTCCGTTAACACCACGGCGCCTTATGCCGAGGGGCAGATCGATTTGCGCTATGTCGATCCCGCCGATCGCGCGCGGATCATGGGCGCGATCGAGACGATCGTTGCCACATCTTACGTGCCGGGCACCAGCGCGACGCTGACGGTCAAGGGCGAGTTCGTGCCGGTGGTGCAGAGCGCGGACTCGAAGGCGCTGTTCGAGAGCTATCAGGCCGCCGCAAGGCAAGCGGGCCTCACCACGCTGCAGGGCGAGTTTTCCGGCGGCTGCGCCGATTCCGGCTTCACCGCGGCGGTGGGCACGCCGACCATCTGCGGCCTCGGGCCGGTCGGCGGCCTCGCGCACACGCCGGAGGAATATCTCGAGATCGACAGCATCGTGCCGCGCGCGCAGGCGCTGGCGCTGGCGATTTTGCGGGGGTGA
- a CDS encoding vanadium-dependent haloperoxidase, which translates to MLLAASVTLARADVIMDWNAKADAIAAEKQIPPAPHSRALSMMHVAMFEAINAIDHRYAPYKLSLSADRSTSREAAAAVAAHDVLLSIYPDLKPDLDATLTNALTPIAESESKTAGIALGKEAALQIIELRAKDGSNAVETYRPLTTAGAYVPTVVPLFSTTGATTPWVMTSGSQFRPGPPPALDSEVWTKDVNEIREVGSRGSPTRTSEQTTIGRFWFFVGARTYNPIVRQAAMAKGMDLVDCARLFALTSMTGNDAIVAVFDAKYTYNFWRPITAIRNADLTANAATPRDPSWLPLGDTPMHPEYPCAHCIVSAAISTVLQTVVGDFGEFSLTSPTAPGVTRKWSRLQDYSDEVANARIWAGFHYRFSTEVGKDMGRKIGALTVATQLRGVEAMAQPSR; encoded by the coding sequence ATGTTGCTCGCCGCCTCGGTGACGCTTGCGCGCGCTGACGTGATCATGGATTGGAACGCAAAGGCCGACGCGATCGCCGCGGAGAAGCAAATTCCTCCGGCGCCCCACAGCCGTGCCCTGTCCATGATGCACGTCGCCATGTTCGAGGCGATCAATGCGATCGACCACCGCTACGCGCCCTACAAGCTCTCGTTGTCCGCCGACCGCTCGACGTCGCGGGAAGCCGCAGCGGCAGTTGCCGCTCACGATGTGCTGCTGTCGATCTATCCAGACCTCAAGCCGGATCTGGATGCGACGCTGACGAATGCGCTGACGCCGATTGCCGAGAGCGAGTCCAAGACCGCCGGCATCGCGCTTGGGAAAGAGGCTGCGTTGCAGATCATCGAGCTTCGTGCCAAGGACGGCAGCAACGCCGTGGAAACTTACCGGCCCCTGACCACGGCGGGCGCCTATGTTCCAACCGTGGTCCCGCTCTTCTCGACCACGGGTGCGACGACGCCTTGGGTCATGACGTCGGGATCGCAGTTCCGCCCCGGCCCCCCGCCCGCGCTCGATTCAGAGGTTTGGACCAAGGACGTCAACGAAATCCGCGAGGTCGGCAGCCGAGGCAGCCCGACCCGGACGTCTGAGCAAACGACGATCGGCCGCTTCTGGTTCTTTGTTGGTGCCCGCACCTACAACCCCATCGTGAGGCAGGCTGCGATGGCCAAGGGCATGGATCTCGTCGACTGCGCCCGCCTGTTCGCCCTGACATCGATGACCGGCAACGATGCCATCGTTGCCGTGTTCGACGCCAAGTACACCTACAATTTCTGGCGACCGATCACGGCCATACGTAATGCCGATCTGACGGCGAATGCCGCAACGCCTCGCGATCCGTCCTGGCTGCCGCTCGGGGACACGCCGATGCATCCGGAATATCCCTGCGCGCACTGCATCGTCTCGGCCGCGATTTCGACCGTGCTGCAAACGGTCGTTGGAGATTTTGGCGAGTTCTCGCTGACCAGCCCCACGGCACCCGGCGTCACACGCAAATGGTCGCGGCTCCAGGACTATAGCGACGAAGTCGCCAACGCGCGCATCTGGGCCGGCTTTCACTACCGCTTCTCGACCGAGGTCGGCAAGGACATGGGCCGAAAGATCGGCGCGTTGACCGTCGCGACGCAGCTTCGCGGCGTAGAGGCAATGGCGCAGCCGAGCCGCTAA
- a CDS encoding GYD domain-containing protein yields the protein MPLFISYVSYSNAGIKGLVDKPSDRSAVIGPIIEKAGGKLQGAFMTTGAHDALIVAEFPDGADAVALGMAAAASGAIAKIETVRAWKMGEFKSVAEKAAKLASVYVPPGK from the coding sequence ATGCCGCTGTTCATCTCATACGTCTCGTACTCAAATGCCGGCATCAAGGGATTGGTCGACAAACCGTCCGATCGTAGCGCGGTCATCGGACCGATTATCGAAAAAGCCGGCGGAAAGCTCCAGGGAGCGTTCATGACAACAGGCGCACATGACGCGCTCATCGTTGCGGAGTTCCCCGATGGAGCCGACGCTGTCGCCCTCGGAATGGCGGCCGCGGCGAGCGGCGCCATCGCCAAGATCGAAACCGTACGCGCCTGGAAGATGGGTGAATTCAAGAGCGTCGCGGAAAAGGCCGCGAAGCTTGCAAGCGTCTACGTTCCGCCTGGCAAGTAG